A genomic stretch from Natronomonas gomsonensis includes:
- a CDS encoding acyl-CoA dehydrogenase family protein has translation MELLDEAVVPEHARAVKQEAREFAAEYIEPNAADYYETGEYPWEVLEAGMDAGLVAQDIGEEYGGRGFDVHEILAIAEEFYRADAGIALTLQLASFGTKITEEYGTDEQKEQYLRPVAENDQLSGLAVSEPETGSDLAGMETTAEKDGDEWVLNGEKYWVGNGVEADWVTVYARTGDDSDDPYSNFSLFIVPTDTDGYDAEHIPEKMGFRASKQAHIEFNDARIPEENVIGAEGTGFYMLAEFFNYGRVVVGGHGLGLAAAAIEETADFVHGRKAFDRNVSEFQKVQHILADMLTEFNAARTLNWQAADRVAEKDNAGLWAAQAKVKSTETANMCAERGMQLHGGRSVLVENRISRVYRDVRIPVIYEGANEIQRNLIYGQAQW, from the coding sequence ATGGAACTGTTAGACGAAGCGGTCGTTCCGGAGCACGCCCGAGCGGTCAAACAGGAGGCCCGGGAGTTCGCCGCCGAGTACATCGAGCCGAACGCGGCCGACTACTACGAGACCGGTGAGTACCCCTGGGAGGTACTGGAGGCCGGGATGGACGCCGGCCTCGTCGCACAGGACATCGGCGAGGAGTACGGCGGTCGCGGCTTCGACGTCCACGAGATTCTCGCCATCGCCGAGGAGTTCTACCGCGCGGACGCCGGTATCGCCCTGACGCTACAGTTGGCGAGTTTCGGGACGAAAATCACCGAAGAGTACGGCACCGACGAACAGAAAGAGCAGTACCTCCGACCGGTCGCCGAGAACGACCAACTGTCGGGGTTGGCCGTCTCGGAACCCGAAACCGGGTCGGACCTCGCGGGCATGGAAACCACCGCCGAGAAAGACGGCGACGAGTGGGTACTGAACGGCGAGAAGTACTGGGTCGGCAACGGCGTCGAAGCCGACTGGGTGACGGTGTACGCACGGACGGGCGACGATTCGGACGACCCCTACAGCAACTTCTCGCTGTTCATCGTTCCCACCGACACCGACGGCTACGACGCCGAACACATCCCCGAGAAGATGGGGTTCCGCGCCTCCAAACAGGCCCACATCGAGTTCAACGACGCACGCATTCCCGAGGAGAATGTCATCGGCGCCGAGGGAACGGGCTTCTATATGCTCGCGGAGTTCTTCAACTACGGCCGCGTCGTCGTCGGTGGCCACGGCCTCGGCTTGGCCGCGGCGGCCATCGAAGAGACCGCCGACTTCGTCCACGGCCGGAAAGCCTTCGACCGCAACGTCAGCGAGTTCCAGAAGGTCCAACACATCCTCGCGGACATGCTGACGGAGTTCAACGCCGCCCGGACGCTCAACTGGCAGGCCGCCGACCGCGTTGCCGAGAAGGACAACGCCGGCCTGTGGGCCGCACAGGCGAAGGTGAAATCCACCGAGACGGCGAACATGTGTGCCGAACGCGGGATGCAGCTCCACGGCGGCCGCTCGGTGTTGGTCGAGAACCGCATTTCCCGAGTGTACCGCGACGTTCGGATTCCCGTCATCTACGAGGGCGCAAACGAGATTCAGCGTAATCTCATCTACGGACAGGCCCAGTGGTAG
- a CDS encoding N-acyl homoserine lactonase family protein, with amino-acid sequence MDIHVLDRGRIHADLNFALDGEVAAVHSDRNPDLQYTEFAVWNLVVDHPEATILWDTGSHPEAADGYWPAPLYEAFAHPDAADRDLETALADVGYSVEDIDCVIQSHLHLDHAGGLYHFDGTDVPIYVHRRELEHAYLSAKSTAGGDAYLASDFDHELNWQIVDQPRYQLFDGVELLHLPGHTPGLLGALFEREGDENVLVAGDEAFLAPNYEESRSMGASLLYDSRAYEESRQFLKDLERRYDARVIYGHDPEQFERIRDGL; translated from the coding sequence ATGGACATTCACGTCCTCGACCGTGGCCGTATCCACGCCGATTTGAACTTCGCTTTGGACGGCGAAGTCGCCGCAGTACACAGCGACCGCAACCCCGACCTCCAGTACACCGAGTTCGCCGTCTGGAACCTCGTCGTCGACCATCCCGAGGCGACGATACTGTGGGATACCGGTTCACACCCCGAAGCGGCCGACGGCTACTGGCCCGCCCCGCTGTATGAGGCCTTCGCCCACCCCGACGCCGCTGACCGCGACCTCGAAACCGCTCTCGCCGATGTCGGGTACTCCGTCGAGGACATCGACTGTGTGATTCAGTCACACCTGCATCTCGACCACGCCGGCGGCCTGTATCACTTCGACGGGACGGACGTGCCAATCTACGTCCACCGTCGGGAACTCGAACACGCCTACCTGTCCGCAAAGTCGACGGCTGGCGGCGACGCCTACCTCGCCTCCGATTTCGACCACGAGTTGAACTGGCAAATCGTCGACCAGCCACGATACCAACTCTTCGACGGCGTCGAGTTACTGCACCTGCCGGGCCACACGCCTGGACTGCTCGGTGCGCTGTTCGAACGGGAGGGGGATGAAAACGTCCTCGTCGCCGGTGACGAGGCGTTCCTCGCGCCGAACTACGAGGAGAGCCGTTCGATGGGCGCCAGTCTGCTGTACGATTCGCGGGCCTACGAGGAGAGCCGGCAGTTCCTGAAGGACCTCGAACGGCGCTACGATGCCCGCGTCATCTACGGCCACGACCCCGAGCAGTTCGAGCGGATTCGCGACGGGCTCTAG
- a CDS encoding efflux RND transporter permease subunit: MAVDYQPYIDRLDHYITQRPGTVILAFLLVTGLFVVGLGGVSTSAGTQQFAENTPAQEAFDEVNQKFSPAFGADSGSTQLIQDSENVLSRDAMLRMLEVQEQMADRPGLRVSSTSSAAAIVAQQLDPQATTPEQQQQAIEAATDTEIQRAVRRADETNTRFSGLLSNDYNRQSASASATIGVVSHDIPAGLSSSAGQGGSSPLTPIQQEARTIANSVGSDITVFGAGITAAEFGAVIGDTLALVIPAAVLLITLFLFVSYRDLADLLLGVVSLLIALVWTFGFMGLVGIPFSQMLISVPPLLLAVGIDFGIHAVNRYREEQVKGFGIVESMSTTTDQVLVAFFIVTGTTVIGFAANLTSSLPPIREFGIVAAVGIVFTFLVFGIFLPAAKVKLDHARQKYPIPTFATTPLGSEGSILGGFQTAGVKVARIAPIAFVVVLLLVSGVAAGYATGISTTFEDEDFLPPEDSPGYYDYVPEPLAPGEYTVTATINFLEENFESGQSDTVTVYVEGPMEQPAALESMRRAGEDPPDAFIRDGRYASETSIITVIDSHAERDPEFRRLVDRNDIDDDGIPDQNLGDVYDYLYDSPASGQAAQYMTEDRRSARIVYSVESDATQQEITDDARDIADRQRFDATATGNTVVFQAVSDIILQSAVVSLAVALGGTAVFLVFIYWLLLGRASLGLANITPIVVTVAMVAGSMRLFGLSFNAFTATILAITIGLGIDYSVHIVHRFADEYEELDRGVYEALEKTVRGTGGALTGSMLTTVFGIGVLVLSIFPAIGQFGILTGMSVFYSYLASLFVLPSVLVIWARVFDDAST, encoded by the coding sequence ATGGCGGTCGACTATCAGCCGTACATCGACCGGCTTGACCACTACATCACCCAGCGCCCGGGAACCGTCATCCTCGCGTTCCTGCTGGTCACGGGGCTGTTCGTGGTCGGCCTCGGTGGCGTTTCGACGAGCGCCGGCACCCAACAGTTCGCCGAGAACACGCCGGCACAGGAAGCGTTCGACGAGGTCAACCAGAAGTTCTCGCCGGCGTTCGGCGCCGACAGCGGCAGCACCCAACTGATACAGGACAGCGAAAACGTCCTCTCGCGGGACGCGATGCTCCGGATGCTGGAGGTCCAAGAGCAGATGGCCGACCGACCGGGGTTGCGCGTCTCGAGTACCTCAAGCGCCGCCGCAATCGTCGCCCAGCAACTCGACCCGCAAGCGACGACGCCCGAACAACAACAGCAGGCCATCGAGGCGGCGACCGACACCGAGATACAGCGTGCGGTGCGACGGGCAGACGAGACGAACACGCGTTTCTCCGGGCTGTTGTCGAACGACTACAATCGCCAGTCGGCGTCGGCGTCAGCGACTATCGGCGTCGTGAGCCACGACATCCCGGCGGGTCTCTCCAGCAGCGCGGGACAGGGCGGCTCCAGTCCGTTGACGCCGATTCAGCAGGAGGCTCGAACTATCGCGAATTCGGTCGGGAGCGACATCACGGTCTTCGGTGCCGGCATCACCGCCGCGGAGTTCGGTGCCGTCATCGGTGATACCCTCGCGCTCGTCATCCCGGCGGCGGTGTTGCTCATCACGCTGTTCCTGTTCGTCTCCTACCGTGACCTCGCGGACCTACTGTTGGGCGTGGTCTCGCTGCTCATCGCCTTGGTTTGGACGTTCGGGTTCATGGGGTTGGTCGGCATCCCCTTCAGCCAGATGCTCATTTCGGTTCCGCCGCTGCTGTTGGCGGTCGGTATCGACTTCGGTATCCACGCAGTGAACCGGTATCGCGAAGAGCAAGTCAAAGGATTCGGCATCGTCGAGTCGATGTCGACGACGACCGACCAGGTGTTGGTCGCCTTCTTCATCGTGACGGGGACGACCGTCATCGGGTTTGCGGCGAACCTCACGAGTAGTCTTCCGCCGATACGCGAGTTCGGGATCGTCGCCGCCGTTGGCATCGTGTTCACCTTCTTGGTGTTCGGGATATTCCTGCCGGCGGCGAAGGTAAAACTCGACCACGCTCGACAGAAGTACCCGATTCCGACGTTCGCCACCACGCCGCTCGGGTCGGAGGGGTCGATACTCGGCGGTTTCCAGACGGCCGGCGTCAAAGTCGCCCGAATCGCACCGATTGCGTTCGTCGTCGTCCTGTTGCTCGTCAGCGGCGTGGCCGCCGGCTACGCAACCGGCATCAGTACCACCTTCGAGGACGAGGACTTCCTCCCACCGGAGGACTCACCGGGGTACTACGACTACGTGCCAGAACCCCTCGCACCGGGCGAGTACACCGTGACGGCGACGATTAACTTCTTAGAGGAGAATTTCGAATCCGGGCAAAGCGACACGGTGACGGTGTACGTCGAAGGACCAATGGAACAGCCAGCGGCGCTGGAATCGATGCGCCGTGCCGGCGAGGACCCACCCGATGCCTTCATTCGAGACGGCCGGTACGCCTCAGAGACGAGCATCATCACCGTCATCGACAGCCACGCCGAGCGCGACCCCGAGTTCCGGCGCCTCGTCGACCGCAACGACATCGACGACGACGGGATTCCCGACCAAAACCTCGGTGACGTCTACGACTACCTGTATGACTCCCCCGCAAGCGGACAGGCCGCCCAGTACATGACCGAAGACCGCCGGAGTGCCCGAATCGTCTACTCGGTGGAATCCGACGCCACCCAACAGGAGATTACGGACGACGCCCGGGACATCGCCGACCGCCAGCGCTTCGATGCGACGGCGACCGGCAACACCGTCGTCTTCCAAGCCGTCTCCGACATCATTCTCCAGTCGGCCGTCGTGAGCCTCGCCGTCGCCCTCGGTGGAACCGCCGTCTTCCTCGTGTTCATCTACTGGCTGTTGCTCGGGCGGGCCTCACTGGGGTTGGCGAACATCACACCCATCGTCGTGACCGTCGCGATGGTCGCCGGGTCGATGCGACTGTTCGGCCTGTCGTTCAACGCCTTCACCGCGACCATTCTCGCTATCACGATAGGTCTCGGCATCGACTACTCGGTCCACATCGTCCACCGCTTCGCCGACGAGTACGAGGAACTCGACCGCGGCGTCTACGAGGCACTCGAAAAGACCGTCCGCGGCACCGGCGGAGCACTGACCGGAAGCATGCTCACGACGGTGTTCGGCATCGGCGTGCTGGTGTTGTCTATCTTCCCCGCCATCGGCCAGTTCGGCATCCTCACCGGGATGTCGGTGTTCTACTCGTATCTCGCCTCGCTGTTCGTGTTGCCGTCGGTGCTCGTCATCTGGGCGCGGGTGTTCGACGACGCCTCGACGTGA
- a CDS encoding DUF7504 family protein, translating to MASISEWLAGEANSYILYAPPMGGVSAFSNAVGDARAGETLLVSATHGENATPTEATASLSSVLYCTPTSDEVSTPGDLTGISMPVSEFLKRSSSPAVFIDSVTTLLYYAEDASVFRFLSVLTAHIRRNDGLGVFAMTPDAHHEQTVRTFEQLFDGRIELDADGERARVDAPGAPEGWQPR from the coding sequence GTGGCATCTATCTCCGAGTGGCTCGCCGGCGAAGCCAACAGCTACATCCTGTATGCGCCACCAATGGGCGGCGTGTCGGCGTTCAGCAACGCCGTCGGCGACGCCAGAGCCGGCGAGACGCTTCTCGTCTCGGCGACGCACGGCGAGAACGCGACGCCGACCGAGGCGACGGCGTCGCTGTCGTCGGTGCTCTACTGTACGCCGACGAGCGACGAGGTGAGCACGCCGGGAGACCTGACTGGGATTTCGATGCCCGTCTCGGAGTTTCTGAAGCGTTCGTCGTCTCCGGCCGTCTTCATCGACTCCGTGACGACGCTTCTGTACTACGCCGAGGACGCCTCCGTATTCCGGTTTCTCAGCGTGCTGACGGCCCACATCCGACGCAACGACGGCCTCGGCGTGTTCGCGATGACGCCCGACGCCCACCACGAACAGACCGTCCGAACGTTCGAACAGTTGTTCGACGGCCGCATCGAACTCGACGCCGACGGCGAGCGTGCCCGGGTCGACGCACCGGGCGCCCCCGAGGGCTGGCAGCCGCGCTAG
- a CDS encoding 2-oxoacid:acceptor oxidoreductase subunit alpha, giving the protein MTQELVWRIAGGSGDGIDSTSQNFAKALMRSGLDVFTHRHYPSRIRGGHTYVEIRAGPEPVRSRGDGYNFLLALGDSFARNPQEDAYYGNEEVKPLAENLDELREGGVIVYDEGLVDIDDVPDFEQRVEENGWHVYPMDLRAIAREHGREVMRNTAGVGATAALLEYDMEHIQGLMEDRMSGEVLQANLDILQMVYDEVEEMEFSHDLRMPEGSHDEEQVLLSGSNAIAYGAIDEGCRFIAGYPMTPWTEVFTLMTQHLPEIGGISEQVEDEIAAAALALGASHAGVKAMSGSSGGGFALMSEPLGLAEMTETPVVLVEAMRAGPSTGMPTKPEQADLEHVLYTSQGDSSRVVFAPGNVAEAYDQTRAAFRIAYDYQLPAIVLYDQKLSGELRNVDESFFDREPNPDLGSTLSEEEIAEAAHHASGKFQRFQHDPDNDKGVSPRSIPGQKDGRFLATGNEHTPEGHISEDPENRVAQLSRRRRKLESIREELDAEESSHQTYHGPDDADYGIITFGSQQGTVLEAVDRLNDAGHDVRALGVSDMMPFPDAEMTEFLESVEEAMVVEMNGSAQFRGLIQKELGRFGPKLNSLLKYNGDPFEPHEVVEGSEAIIEGDEPAPTTEFVPAAGD; this is encoded by the coding sequence ATGACACAGGAACTCGTCTGGCGAATCGCGGGAGGTTCCGGCGACGGAATCGACTCGACGAGCCAGAACTTCGCGAAGGCGCTGATGCGGTCGGGACTGGACGTATTCACCCATCGACACTATCCGTCGCGCATCCGCGGCGGCCACACGTACGTCGAAATCCGGGCCGGTCCCGAACCGGTACGCTCCCGCGGGGACGGCTACAACTTCCTGTTGGCGCTGGGTGACTCCTTCGCCCGCAACCCACAGGAAGACGCTTACTACGGCAACGAGGAGGTGAAACCGCTCGCCGAGAACCTCGACGAACTCCGCGAAGGTGGCGTCATCGTCTACGACGAAGGACTCGTCGACATCGACGACGTGCCCGACTTCGAGCAACGCGTCGAGGAGAACGGCTGGCACGTTTACCCGATGGACCTCCGGGCCATCGCACGCGAACACGGTCGGGAAGTGATGCGCAACACCGCCGGCGTCGGTGCGACCGCGGCGCTTCTGGAGTACGACATGGAGCACATCCAGGGGCTCATGGAAGACCGAATGAGCGGCGAGGTGCTCCAAGCGAACCTCGACATCCTCCAGATGGTGTACGACGAGGTCGAGGAGATGGAGTTCTCCCACGACCTCCGGATGCCGGAGGGGAGCCACGACGAAGAGCAGGTGTTGCTCTCCGGGTCCAACGCCATCGCCTACGGCGCAATCGACGAGGGCTGTCGGTTCATCGCCGGCTACCCCATGACGCCGTGGACCGAGGTGTTTACGCTGATGACTCAACACCTCCCCGAAATCGGCGGCATCTCCGAGCAGGTCGAAGACGAAATCGCCGCCGCGGCGCTGGCGCTCGGCGCCTCCCACGCCGGCGTGAAGGCCATGTCCGGCTCCTCGGGCGGCGGCTTCGCCCTGATGTCGGAACCGCTCGGCCTCGCCGAAATGACCGAGACGCCCGTCGTGTTGGTCGAGGCGATGCGGGCCGGCCCCTCGACGGGGATGCCGACGAAACCCGAACAGGCCGACCTCGAACACGTCCTCTACACGAGTCAGGGCGACTCCTCGCGAGTTGTCTTCGCGCCCGGCAACGTCGCCGAAGCCTACGACCAGACCCGTGCGGCCTTCCGAATCGCCTACGACTACCAACTGCCGGCTATCGTCCTCTACGACCAGAAACTCTCCGGAGAACTCCGGAACGTCGACGAGTCGTTCTTCGACCGCGAGCCGAACCCCGACCTCGGGTCGACGCTGTCCGAGGAGGAAATCGCCGAGGCCGCCCACCACGCCTCCGGGAAGTTCCAGCGGTTCCAACACGACCCCGACAACGACAAGGGCGTCTCGCCCCGCTCGATTCCGGGCCAGAAGGACGGCCGATTCCTCGCGACCGGCAACGAACACACTCCGGAGGGCCACATCAGCGAAGACCCCGAAAATCGGGTGGCTCAACTCAGCCGGCGTCGGCGGAAACTCGAATCCATCCGCGAGGAACTCGACGCCGAGGAATCGAGTCATCAGACGTATCACGGCCCCGACGACGCCGACTACGGCATCATCACCTTCGGCAGCCAACAGGGGACCGTCCTCGAAGCCGTCGACCGGCTGAACGACGCCGGCCACGACGTGCGCGCGCTGGGCGTCTCGGACATGATGCCGTTCCCGGACGCCGAGATGACCGAGTTCCTCGAGTCGGTCGAGGAGGCGATGGTCGTCGAGATGAACGGGTCGGCGCAGTTCCGTGGACTGATACAGAAGGAGTTGGGGCGGTTCGGGCCGAAACTGAACAGTCTGCTGAAGTACAACGGTGACCCCTTCGAGCCACACGAGGTCGTCGAGGGGTCCGAAGCGATTATCGAGGGCGACGAACCCGCACCGACGACGGAGTTCGTCCCCGCGGCAGGTGATTGA
- a CDS encoding COG1361 S-layer family protein translates to MSRIRRGDGGDRNRQEPVPKGGGSPNEHRHGEASDADARTVFSLDGRVTKWTAGLYRRMSPPEASRIAAVVLSIALFASVFAPLFAAPAAANVTGEPNISLTAGDNRLSAGETTQLQVSVINRGEIQSGSNNPQREQRATTARGLTIEPLDKGPITVRSGEVAVGAVQDGAAVPVGVQLTVAENADPGTYEIPVRVRYKYSEFVGERGQNSQRDETENVRRTVKVVVDEEADIEIRDVSAPAPGDTGAVELELTNAGEAAANDAVVGLESLTEDLQLGTSGSSEAYVDRWEPGENRTVTLSGSVTDGAGIRALPASLSIEYTDDDDVPFTSRSTVVITPDTGGVLAVAEVDSTAGPGEQGEIGITLEHTGGESLEDVTVDLTSREAGLTFGAASGSASAYLGSIAPGEQRTVTVGGQFAENARTRGYAVDMAIGYDTDETTGATQRNTVGVVPDDDQTFTFENVDSSLRVSQDGTLRGTFTNVGPNAVENVVVTLDPPNRNVEVLEREVALGDLDAGESVEVAFDVEVASAARSGPRRFSLRTNYETLDDDERQADPIQFRQSIDPRRDVFGVEAQNTNLSAGGENRIVLAVTNQRNETVTDVSAKLFASSPLSTSDDEAFIAELEPGETVEVPFRVSASGSAMQKDYPVSVDFQYVDAAGETRLSESYRVPVSVQESSGGLFGSVAPTSALGFAPLLLVPLAPLALRLRRRR, encoded by the coding sequence ATGAGCCGAATCCGTCGTGGAGACGGCGGCGACAGAAACCGGCAGGAACCGGTGCCGAAGGGGGGAGGAAGCCCCAACGAGCATCGACATGGAGAAGCGTCCGACGCCGACGCTCGGACAGTCTTCTCCCTCGATGGACGGGTAACTAAGTGGACGGCGGGACTGTATCGACGCATGTCCCCACCGGAAGCGTCTCGCATTGCCGCCGTCGTTCTCTCGATTGCCCTTTTTGCTTCGGTTTTCGCGCCGCTTTTCGCCGCACCGGCCGCCGCCAACGTCACTGGCGAACCCAATATTTCGCTCACCGCCGGAGACAACCGCCTCTCTGCCGGTGAGACGACGCAACTGCAGGTGAGCGTCATCAACCGCGGCGAGATACAGTCGGGAAGCAACAATCCGCAGAGAGAACAGCGCGCCACGACGGCCCGTGGGCTGACCATCGAACCCCTCGATAAAGGACCGATTACGGTTCGTTCCGGAGAAGTCGCCGTCGGGGCCGTCCAAGACGGCGCTGCGGTACCAGTGGGAGTTCAACTCACCGTCGCCGAGAACGCCGACCCCGGAACGTACGAGATTCCGGTCCGTGTTCGATACAAGTACTCTGAGTTCGTCGGAGAGCGCGGACAGAACTCCCAGCGCGACGAGACGGAGAACGTTCGCCGCACCGTCAAGGTTGTCGTCGACGAGGAGGCCGACATCGAGATTCGAGACGTGAGCGCCCCCGCCCCGGGCGACACCGGGGCCGTCGAACTCGAATTGACGAACGCCGGCGAGGCGGCGGCCAACGACGCGGTCGTGGGCCTCGAATCGCTCACCGAGGACCTTCAGTTGGGCACCTCGGGGTCGAGTGAGGCCTACGTCGACCGCTGGGAGCCCGGTGAGAACCGAACCGTCACGCTGTCGGGCAGTGTCACCGACGGCGCCGGAATCCGGGCGTTGCCGGCGTCGCTGTCGATCGAGTACACCGACGACGACGACGTGCCGTTCACGAGCCGTTCGACGGTCGTCATCACGCCAGACACCGGTGGCGTACTGGCCGTCGCGGAGGTCGATTCGACAGCCGGCCCCGGCGAACAGGGCGAAATCGGTATCACGCTCGAACACACCGGTGGGGAGTCCCTCGAGGACGTGACCGTCGACCTCACCTCCCGGGAGGCCGGACTCACCTTCGGCGCCGCGAGCGGCTCGGCCAGCGCCTACCTCGGCAGCATCGCACCGGGGGAACAGCGCACCGTGACAGTCGGCGGGCAGTTCGCCGAAAACGCACGCACCCGAGGGTACGCAGTCGACATGGCCATCGGCTACGACACCGACGAGACGACCGGTGCGACCCAGCGTAACACCGTCGGTGTCGTCCCCGACGACGACCAGACGTTCACCTTCGAGAACGTCGACTCTTCGCTCCGGGTCTCACAGGACGGGACGCTCCGCGGGACGTTCACCAACGTGGGCCCCAACGCGGTCGAGAACGTCGTCGTGACCCTTGACCCGCCGAACCGGAACGTCGAAGTGCTCGAACGCGAGGTCGCGTTGGGTGACCTCGATGCAGGCGAATCCGTCGAGGTTGCCTTCGACGTGGAGGTCGCGAGCGCGGCCCGCTCGGGACCACGGCGGTTCTCGCTGCGGACGAACTACGAGACGCTCGACGACGACGAACGGCAGGCCGACCCGATTCAGTTCCGTCAGTCCATCGACCCGCGCCGCGACGTCTTCGGCGTCGAGGCCCAGAACACGAACCTCTCTGCGGGCGGAGAGAACCGAATCGTCCTCGCAGTGACGAACCAGCGGAACGAGACGGTCACCGACGTGTCGGCGAAGTTGTTCGCCTCCTCGCCGCTGTCGACGAGCGACGACGAAGCGTTCATCGCCGAACTCGAACCCGGTGAAACGGTGGAGGTGCCGTTCCGCGTGTCGGCGTCCGGGTCGGCGATGCAGAAGGACTACCCCGTCTCCGTCGACTTCCAGTACGTCGATGCCGCTGGTGAGACGCGGCTCTCGGAGAGCTATCGCGTGCCGGTCTCGGTGCAGGAGTCCAGCGGCGGGCTGTTCGGGTCGGTTGCCCCCACGAGCGCACTCGGATTCGCCCCGCTGTTGCTCGTCCCGCTCGCACCGCTGGCACTGCGGCTCCGTCGGCGGCGATAG
- a CDS encoding DICT sensory domain-containing protein — protein MSLTELITGVEDHEKRLTVYNAPDNAASSLREQFRDRNLSVSAERTPSGKPASFVVLSEDDTFVTATNLETVLDPDDSETDPGFDGEAYRPILDHLDETMFTSYDIEQMVAASREIEDRAWRVGKGTLHSGFQQLSILEDQMDIYEQLAEKGSLDVHAYGAPDTDVPEHDTDLTIHVERAEEIERSWFVAYDGAGVDVNKCALLAEEREPRAFYGFWTYDPDTVDWIIDHLESTYGLVEQ, from the coding sequence ATGTCTCTCACCGAGCTTATTACGGGGGTCGAAGATCACGAAAAGCGGCTCACGGTGTACAACGCACCCGATAACGCCGCTTCATCCCTCCGAGAGCAGTTCCGAGACCGGAACCTCTCGGTGTCAGCCGAGCGGACGCCCAGCGGCAAGCCGGCCTCGTTCGTCGTTCTCTCGGAGGACGACACGTTCGTTACGGCTACGAACCTCGAGACGGTTCTGGACCCGGACGACAGCGAAACCGACCCGGGGTTCGATGGGGAGGCGTACCGTCCCATCCTCGACCACCTCGATGAGACGATGTTCACCTCCTACGACATCGAGCAGATGGTCGCCGCCTCCCGGGAAATCGAGGACCGCGCGTGGCGCGTCGGGAAAGGGACGCTTCACTCGGGATTCCAACAGCTCTCCATCCTCGAAGACCAGATGGACATCTACGAGCAACTCGCAGAGAAGGGGAGCCTCGACGTCCACGCCTACGGCGCTCCGGACACCGACGTGCCGGAACACGACACCGACCTCACGATTCACGTCGAGCGTGCCGAGGAAATCGAGCGGTCGTGGTTCGTCGCCTACGACGGCGCCGGCGTCGATGTCAACAAGTGTGCGCTGCTCGCCGAGGAGCGGGAACCGCGTGCGTTCTATGGCTTCTGGACCTACGACCCCGACACGGTCGATTGGATTATCGACCACCTCGAATCGACGTACGGCCTCGTCGAACAGTAG
- a CDS encoding thiamine pyrophosphate-dependent enzyme: MSAFNAIGENREVEREEFTPGIEPQATWCPGCGDFAVLKSLKGAMSDLGKSPDEILLATGIGCSGKLSSYFESYGFHTIHGRSLPIARAAKLANPDLEVIAAGGDGDGYGIGGNHFMHTARENHDMTYIVFNNEIFGLTKGQTSPTSPKGHKSKTQPHGSAKDPIRPLSLALTSGASYVARTAAVNPNQAQEILTEAIEHDGFAHVDFLTQCPTWNKDAKQYVPYVDVQQNDDYDFDITDRKEAAEMMYETESALYEGKVLTGRFYHDENRHSYGSEKRSVGEMPDEPLAERYHDDDYEWERSYDLLDAHK; this comes from the coding sequence ATGAGTGCCTTCAACGCAATCGGAGAGAACCGAGAAGTAGAGCGCGAGGAGTTCACGCCCGGCATCGAGCCACAGGCGACGTGGTGTCCCGGCTGTGGTGACTTCGCCGTCCTGAAGTCGCTGAAAGGCGCCATGTCGGACCTCGGGAAGAGCCCCGACGAGATACTGCTCGCGACGGGCATCGGCTGTTCGGGCAAACTGAGCAGCTACTTCGAGAGCTACGGCTTCCACACCATCCACGGCCGGTCGTTGCCCATCGCACGAGCGGCCAAACTCGCCAATCCCGACCTCGAAGTCATCGCCGCGGGCGGCGACGGCGACGGCTACGGCATCGGCGGCAACCACTTCATGCACACCGCCCGGGAGAACCACGACATGACCTACATCGTGTTCAACAACGAGATTTTCGGGTTGACGAAGGGCCAGACCTCGCCCACCAGCCCGAAGGGTCACAAATCGAAGACCCAACCCCACGGGTCGGCGAAGGACCCGATTCGCCCGCTGTCGCTGGCGCTGACTTCGGGGGCGTCCTACGTCGCCCGGACCGCCGCCGTCAATCCGAATCAGGCACAGGAAATCCTCACCGAGGCAATCGAACACGACGGCTTCGCCCACGTCGATTTCCTCACCCAGTGTCCGACCTGGAACAAGGACGCCAAACAGTACGTCCCCTACGTCGACGTCCAGCAGAACGACGACTACGACTTCGACATCACGGACCGCAAGGAGGCCGCCGAGATGATGTACGAGACCGAGTCGGCGCTGTACGAGGGGAAAGTGCTGACTGGCCGGTTCTACCACGACGAGAACCGCCACTCCTACGGCTCCGAGAAGCGCTCCGTCGGCGAGATGCCCGACGAGCCGCTGGCCGAACGCTACCACGACGACGACTACGAGTGGGAGCGCAGTTACGACCTGCTGGACGCCCACAAGTAG